A region of the Caballeronia sp. TF1N1 genome:
ACGCGAGGCCGCCCTCCTGCATTGCCGCCGTCGGAGGAGAAGGCTCTGTTCGAAGAGCGCAGCGGGTTTGGCGCGTCTAATTTGAGACGCGAAACCCCCGGCGCCGCCGTTTTTCCTCGACGCGTTTTACCGCGCAGCGCACCGTATCGGCGCGCCTCCCAGTTGTCGCAAGGTGCCCCACGGCCCGGCCCGCTCATGCGCCCGTGCCCGCTTTCGGCAATTCTCCCGCCAGAAGTCCCGCTCCAGCGTGCTTTGTGACAACACACAAAAAGCGCGGCACGCTCGCCCTCCCGCTTCGCCCGCCGATGTTCGACCACGGGTTCGAACTCCGCGCCGATTCGCAAGATGAGGGACGGCAGGGCCGCTCTGGAGCCGTTCAATGAAACGCATGCTGTTTAATGCGACGCAGCAGGAAGAACTCCGCGTCGCCATCGTCGATGGGCAGAAGCTCATCGATATCGACATCGAAACCGCCGGGCGCGAACAGCGCAAAGGCAACATCTACAAGGGAGTCGTCACCCGCATCGAGCCGTCGCTCGAAGCCTGTTTCGTCAACTACGGCGAGGACCGCCACGGTTTTCTGCCGTTCAAGGAAGTCGCCCGCCAATATTTTCGCGACGGCATCGAGATGCGCTCCGCGCGCATTCAGGACGCGCTGCGCGAAGGCCAGGAACTGATCGTTCAGGTCGAAAAGGAAGAACGCGGCAACAAGGGCGCGGCGCTGACCACGTTCATTTCGCTCGCCGGACGCTATCTCGTCCTGATGCCGAACAACCCGCGCGGCGGCGGCGTGTCGCGCCGGATCGAAGGCGACGAGCGGCAGGAACTGCGCGAAACCATGGCGCAGCTCGAATTGCCGGAAGGCATGAGCATCATCGCGCGCACAGCGGGGATCGGACGCTCGGCCGAAGAACTCCAGTGGGACCTGAATTACCTGATGCAACTGTGGCGCGCGATCGAAGCCGCGTCGCAGAGCGGTGTCGCCGGCCAGCCCATGCTGATTTATCTCGAATCGAGCCTCGTCATTCGCGCGATTCGCGACTATTTCCAGCCGGATATCGGCGAAATTCTCATCGACACGACCGAAATCCATGATCAGGCGCGCGCCTTCATGGACATCGTGATGCCCGACAACCTGCAAAAGGTGAAGCGCTATCACGACGACGTGCCGCTGTTCTCGCGTTTCCAGATCGAGCATCAGATTGAAACCGCGTATTCGCGCACGGTGCCGCTGCCTTCGGGCGGCGCGATCGTGATCGATCACACCGAGGCGCTCGTCGCCATCGACGTGAACTCGGCGCGCGCGACCAAGGGCGCCGACATCGAGGAAACCGCCACGCGCACCAATCTGGAAGCCGCCGACGAAGTCGCGCGCCAGTTGCGTCTGCGCGATCTGGGCGGGCTGATCGTGATCGACTTCATCGACATGGAGTCGGCAAAAAGCCAGCGCGAGGTCGAACAGCGCCTGAAAGACGCGCTCAAGCACGACCGTGCGCGCGTACAAATGGGCAAGATTTCTCGCTTCGGGTTGATGGAACTGTCGCGTCAGCGGCTGCGTCCGGCACTCTCCGAAGGCAGCCACGTCACCTGCCCGCGTTGTAACGGCACGGGCCATATCCGCGATACCGAGTCGTCCGCGCTGCAAGTGCTGCGGATCATTCAGGAAGAAGCGATGAAGGAAAACACCGCGGCGATTCATTGCCAGGTGCCGGTCGAAGTGACCGCCTTCCTATTGAACGAAAAGCGCTCGGAAATCAACAAGATCGAGTCGCGCTTCAAGGTCAACGTCGTTCTGATTCCGAACAAGCATCTGGAGACGCCGCATTACAAGCTGGAGCGTCTGCGTCACGACGATGCCCGTCTCGACGAACCGCGCGCCTCGTGGAAGATGGCAGTGGAAGCGGCAACCGAGATGGAATCGGAAACCGGCTACAGCAAACGCACCGAGGAAGTAAAGCCGAAGCAGGAAGCGGCGGTCAAGGGCATCACGCCCGAGAAGCCCGCGCCGAGCGCGCCGGTCAAACCGGCGCCGGTCGAGGCCGCGCCCGTTGCAGCGACGCCGGAGCCGGCGAGCGGCGGGTTCATCGCGTGGATCAAGAACCTGTTCGGCATTCAGCCTGAAGTCAAACCGGCGCCCGCGCCGGTCGAAGCGCAACCCGCCACGCGCGCGCCACGCGAGCGCCCGGAGCGCGGCGAACGCACGGGCGGCGGCGATCGCAACCGTAATCGCCGTGGCGGTGCGAATCGCGATGGCGCGGCCGTGGGCGCCGCTGCCGGCGCAAACGGCGTGAATGGCGCGGTTGGCGGCGGCAATGGCACGGGCCGTCAAGGCGCACGCCGTGAAGACCGCGAGGCGCGTCCGGGTCGCGAAGGCCGTGAATTGCGCGAAGTTCGCGAGCCGCGTGAAGCACGCGAAGGACGTGAAGGACGCGAGCCCCGCGAGGCGCGTGAGGCACGTGAGCCGCGCGAACGCAATCAGGACCGAAACGCCGAACGCGCACCGCGCGCCGAGGCTGCGGAGCGTCCGGAACGACGCGAGCGTGCGGATCGCGGCGAGCGTGGTGAACGTGGCGATCGTGCGGAACGCACCGAGCGTCCGGAACGTGGCGAGCGTCGCAAGCCGCAAGCCGAAACCGCCGTCGAAGCACTGACGCCAAGCGAAGCGGTGCCGTCGGAAATCGTCGAAACGGCGCAAACCGACGACGACTTCGCGCAGCAAAACGGTCTCGACGCGGTATCGGCGGAACAAGCCGCGCGTGATGGCGAAGAGCGTCGTCGCCGCCGTCGCGGTCGTCGTGGCGGTCGTCGCGAACGTGAAGATGACGGCACGACGGTGAATCACGCCGCCGATGTCGCCGAAGCGGAAGGCGCAGCCGAAAGCATGTCGGCGCAAGCTGGCGTGTTCGACGCGGAAGCCGCGCAAGAAGCCGCCGCGCGTCGCGAACCGCGTCCGGCCGTTGCCGCGCCGCAGCCTGTCGCCGAACGCAGCGTGGAAAAGGCGCCCGAGCAAGCCGTCGCTGCACCGGTGCAAGCGCCTGTGCGCGTCGAGCAGCCGTCGCAGACCGAGGCTATCGAAGCGAACGCGCAGTTGAAGGCGACGACGCCCGAACCGGCGCCGGAGTTCTTCGCGAAGTCGGATGCTTCGCTCGCGGTCGATAACCCGTTCGGCCCGACGCCGAAACTCGCGGAAACGAAGCCCGCCGATCCTTTCGCGCCTGCCACGCCTGCTGCTCCCGCGGCCGTGGAAGAAGCGAAGCCTGTCGAAGTGGCCGCGCCTGTCGAAACCGCGAAGCCAGTGGAAACGGCCAAGCCGGTCGAAGCTCCGGCTGAGGCAATCGCGGAAACGCCGTCCGCCGAAGCCGCGCCGGTACGGGCCGAACCCGCCGAACCCGTCAAGGTCGCCGCGGTTGCAGCGACGCCTGAGGCGACTTCGGTTCCGCCCGTGCAGGTCCAGGCCGTGGAAACGGTGACAACTGAAAGCGTGATTGAAACGGCAGTGGCTTCGCAGCCCGTCGCAGTGGAAGCGGAACCGGTGAAAGCCGCCGCGCCCGCGGCTGCACCGGCCGCGACGCCGGTATCGACGGAAGCGTTGCAGCCGATGCTCGAATCCGCCGGCCTCGTCTGGGTCAACACGGACGCCAGCAAGCTGCGCGACGCCAACGCCGCAGCCGAGCGCGAAGCCGCGCCGGCACGCGTGCCGCGCGAGCGCAAGCCGCTGCCGCCTGTGAGCGCCGCGCCGATGCAGCAAGTGGAAACCGGCAAAGACGCGCAGTAAGCGTAGTGCCGCAACCGGGCGTTCCACGGAACGCCCGGTTGCGCAGGAAAAACGCCATCGGCTAACGTCGATGGCGTTTTTTTTGACGCCTAGGTATGGAAAGCCTGTACCAAAGGGTAAGACGACTGGTTCGCCGCGTTCCGCTAAAATGACTGCGTGCTTCTACTATTCGAACAAGCCTCCGAGCCGAGCAAGACCGCCGCCATGTCCCGACGCATCATCCCCTTAGCCGATGTCAGCGCCATTCCGGATTTTTCCGGCGCGGTGGCATTGCCATCCGGGTTGCTGACGGACACGCTCGCGCGTCCGCTGCGCGATCTGCGCATCTCGGTCACGGATCGCTGCAACTTCCGCTGCGTCTACTGCATGCCGCGCGACGTGTTCGACAAGGACTACCCGTTTCTGCCGCATTCCGCCCTGCTCTCGTTCGAGGAAATCGAGCGGCTGGCGCGCGTCTTCGTGGCCCACGGCGTCGAAAAAATCCGTTTGACGGGCGGTGAGCCGCTACTGCGCAAGAACATCGAATTTCTGATCGAACGACTCGCGCTTCTGCGCACGCCCGAAGGCCGTCCGCTCGATCTTACGCTGACCACCAACGGATCGCTGCTCGCGCGCAAGGCACGTTCGCTCAAGGAAGCGGGGCTGTCGCGCGTCACGGTCAGTCTGGATGCGCTCGACGACACGCTTTTTCGCCGCATGAACGACGCCGATTTCGCCGTGGCCGACGTGCTCGACGGCATCGAAGCCGCGCAGTCGGCGGGCCTTTTGCCGATCAAGGTCAACATGGTCGTCAAGCGTGGCACGAACGATCAGGAAGTCGTGCCGATGGCGCGTCACTTCAAAGGCAGCGGCGTGGTGCTGCGCTTCATCGAATACATGGATGTCGGTGCGTCGAACGGCTGGAACATGAGCGAGGTGTTGCCGTCCGCGCAAGTTGTCGAGCGGATCGCCGAGCACTTCGCGCTCGCGCCGCTCGAAGCGCATACGGCCGCCGAAACCGCGCAACGCTGGGGCTATCTCGACGGCAGCGGAGAAATCGGCGTGATTTCGAGCGTCACGCGCGCGTTCTGCGGCACTTGCACGCGCGCGCGGCTCTCGACCGAAGGCAAGCTGTACCTCTGCCTTTTCGCCACGTCCGGCCACGATCTGCGCGCGCTCATTCGCGGCGGCGCGAGCGATGCCGACGTCGCCAACGCCGTTGCGCACATCTGGCACGCGCGCGGCGATCGCTACTCGCAATTGCGCGGCAGCGCGGCGGGAAACGCGCGCCGTGAAGCGCCGCGCGTCGAGATGTCGTACATCGGCGGTTGATGCCCGTGGCCCCGGAAAATCAGACTACCGGACTCGTGCTCGCGGGCGGACGCGGCTCGCGCATGGGCGGCGTCGACAAGGGACTACAGCTCCTGCGCGACGAACCGCTCGCGTTGCATGTGCTGCGCCGCCTCGCGCCGCAGACGGACGCCATGCTCATCAGCGCGAATCGTTCGGGCGACGACTACGCTCGGCTCGCTACGCGTTTCGATGCACGCGTCATCGCCGATTCGCTCGCCGATTATCCCGGCCCGCTTGCCGGCATCGCCACTGCATTGCGCGCGGCGCACACCGAGTTCGTGCTGACCGCGCCTTGCGACGCGCCCTTCGTCGATTCGCAACTCGGCACCACGTTGCGACGCGCGCTCGACGAACATGGCGCGGACATCGCTTATGCGGCGACCGTCGATACGGACGAAACGCGCATCGCGCATCCGGTTTTCGCGCTGATTCGAACCTCGCTCGCCGACGATCTCGACGCCTGGCTTGCCGCCGGCGAACGCAAGGTCCGTGCGTGGTACGCGCGCCACAAGGCGGTGCAAGTGCCATTTCACGATGATCGCGCGTTTTACAATATCAATGATTTGCATCAGCTAGCTGAACTGGCGCGTCGTTAGCCACGCGCATTCGTTCAGGTTCAGCCGGTTCCAGCATCGCTGTCCTTCCCGACTTCGGTCGCGACCATTCCGATTCATGACCACGTCCAGGCCCTTCTCCGCTTGCGTCACTTACTACGATCCGAACGCGCTGCCGGTTGCGGCCGCGCAGGAAATCGTTCGTCAGTGGGCCATGCCGCGTGGAACTGCCGGGCGTGTCGAACGCGTAAGTCTTTATGAAGCGCTCGGCCGCGTGCTCGCCGAAGACGTGATCTCGCCCATCGATGTCCCGGCATTCGACAACTCCGCAATGGACGGCTACGCGTTCAAGAGCGCCGCGCTCAATGCCGCGCGCGATGCCGTCGAACTGAACGTCGCAGGTATCGCGCTCGCCGGACGTCCCTTCAGCGCCGAACCCAACGCGGCTCAATGCGTGCGCATCATGACGGGCGCGCTGATTCCGCCAGGCTGCGACACCGTCGTGCCGCAAGAACTCGTCACGCGCGCTGACGACGTCATTCGCTTCCCATCAACCGTCGTAAGCGAAGGCCAGAACCGGCGGCTCGCTGGCGAAGACTTGGCTCGCGGAAAGGCCGCTTTGCAAGCAGGCCGTATCGTGCGGGCGTCCGACCTCGGTTTGCTCGCGTCGCTCGGAATTGCCGAAGTCGCGGTTCGGAAGCGTCTCGTCGTCGCGTTCTTTTCCACGGGCGACGAGTTGCGCTCCGTCGGCGAACCGCTTGCGCCCGGCAGCCTCTACGACAGCAACCGCTACACCCTTTTCGCGATGCTGCGCCGCCTCGACGTCGAGACGGTCGATCTGGGCATCGTGCGCGACGACCGGGCATCGTTGGAGAAGGCGTTGCGCGAAGCGGCGCAAGCAGCGGATGTCGTCATCAGCTCGGGAGGCGTCTCCGTTGGCGACGCCGATTTCACGCGCGAACTGATGAACTCGCTCGGCGACGTCGCGTTCTGGAAGATCGCCATGCGTCCCGGCCGCCCGCTCGCATTCGGCCGCTTGTGGTCGGGACCGCGCGCGGGCACGGGCGAATCGGCGCTCTTCTTCGGCTTGCCGGGGAACCCCGTTGCCGTGATGGCCACGTTCTACTTCATCGTCCGTGAAGCCTTGCTGGCCATGTCGGGCGCCGCACGCCAGCCGCTCATCGAGATTCGCGCGACCTGCGCCGAGCCGATCAAAAAGCGCGCGGGCCGCACGGAATTTCAGCGCGGCATCGCAAGCCGCCGCGCCGACGGACAATGGAGCGTCGTGACCACCGGGCCGCAAGGTTCAGGCGTGCTGAGTTCCATGAGCCGGGCCAATTGCTTCATCGTGCTCGAACACGATCGCGGCAATCTCGAAACGGGCGATTCCGTGGATATCGTGCCGTTCGACGGCCTCGTTTGAGCGCGCCAAAAAGCAGGGCGACGCGATCACCACCATTTTTTATCGATAGACGGGTTTTTAGTCCATGAAAAAGCAGATCTCATCCATTGCACCCGGACAGACGGCCAAGGCCCTGATCCTCGTGTATCTGACTTTCAGCGTGCCGATCGTGCTGCTCGGCGTGGTAGTCGCGTTCGTGCGATACGGCTCGGTGGAAGTGAGCACGGTCACGAGCGCGCTGCTGCTCAACGCAATCCTTGGCTTCGTGCTGTTGTGGATTGCGTGCCATGCTTATAACTGGGTGGCGTCGCGTTTCGGCGGCATAGAAATCGTGTTGTCCGACGCACCGGAGGAAGCGTGAGCGGCGCGTCGATTCGCCCCGCCACGCCCGCCGATATCGGCGCGATCTACGCGCTGATGTACGAACTCGCGGAATTCGAGAAGCTCACGCATTTGTTTATCGCGACCGAAGACGGCGTGCGCGATGCGCTCTTCGGCGCGCGTCCGTCAGCCGAAGCGCTGGTCGCGGAACAGGCGGGCGAAGTGGTCGGCTATGCGCTCTTCTTCCATAACTTCTCCACGTTTCTCGGCAAGCGCGGGCTGTATCTGGAAGATCTCTACGTGCGCCCGACGTTGCGCGGCAGCGGCCTCGGCACGCAGATGCTCAAGCGGCTTGCGGCACTTGCGGTCGAGCGTCAGTGCGGCCGCTTCGAATGGTCGGTGCTGGACTGGAATCAGAACGCCATCGACTTCTATGAAAAGATGGGCGCAACCGTATTGCCGGACTGGCGCATCGTGCGTATCACCGGTGAGTCGCTGGAGCGGTTGGCGTCTTAGACGCGGTTGCATCGCTGACGCGCAGGCCGCTTATCATCTGAAGCTCGTCAAAGCTCGTCGTCCCCGTCTCGCGGCAGCGCGGCCTCGTCATCCCCGAGCAGACCGCGCGCTTCCTCACCCGGAAGCGCTTCCACATCGCGCAGGCGCTTGCCCATTTGACGCGTGCGCGTCTGCGCCGCTTCGATCGAGCGCGTGACGGTTTCGAGTTGCGACTTCGTTTTCGCGAGTACATCGCCGAACTTGTTGAACTCGGTTTTCACCGCGCCGAGCACCTGCCACACCTCGCTCGACCGCTTTTCGATAGCGAGCGTCCTGAAGCCCATTTGCAGACTGTTGAGCAGCGCCGTGAGTGTAGTCGGACCGGCCACGCTCACGCGATGCTCGCGCTGTAGATAGTCGGTCAGACCCGGACGCCGCAGCACTTCGGCATACAAACCCTCGGTCGGCAGAAACAGCAACGCGAAGTCGGTCGTATGCGGCGGCGACACGTACTTCTGCGCGATGGAGCGCGCCTCCGCGCGCAAGCGTCCTTCGAGCGCACGCGCGGCTTCTTCCACACCGACGGGATCTGCGCGATCTTGCGCATCGACGAGACGCTCGTAGTCCTCGCGCGGAAACTTGGCGTCGATAGGCAGCCACACCGGCGTCGCGGCATCGCCCGGCGCGCCCGGCGTGTCGTGACGGCCCGGCAACTTGACTGCAAACTCCACGCGTTCGTTGCTCTTGGGCACGGTCGCGACGTTCTTCGCGTATTGATCCGGCGTGAGCAACTGTTCAAGCAACGACTCCAGTTGCACTTCGCCCCAAATGCCGCGCGTCTTGACGTTGGTCAGCACCTTCTTCAGATCGCCGACGCCCGCCGCGAGCGTCTGCATCTCGCCTAAGCCCCGATGCACTTGTTCGAGCCGGTCCGACACCAGCTTGAACGATTCGCCGAGCCGCTGCTCCAGCGTGGAATGCAGCTTTTCATCGACGGTGCGGCGCATTTCATCGAGCTTCGCCGAGTTGTTCGCCTCGATGTCCTTGAGGCGCGCTTCGAGCGTCGCGCGCACTTCGCCGAGCCGCCGTTCGTTCGCTTCCGATAGCTGGCCGAGATGCAAAGTCATGGAGTCGGCGAAGCGCTTGAGCGCGTTGCCCTGATCGTCGCGCGCCTGCTGACTCTGCTGCGCGAGTTGCTGCGCAAGCGCGTCGAACTGCGCGTTCTGCACGCTCGACGTGCTCGCCAACTGCGTCGCGAGCGTCTGATGAAACTGCGTGAAGCCGCTTTGCGATTCCATGCGCGAGACGCGCGTGCTCTCCGCGATATCGCCACGCAAGCCGCGTTCGAGCCGCTCCTGCGCCCGCGTCTGCGCCTCGCCCATGTCGTTCACGCGGTCGGTGAGCGCGACGAATTCCTCTTCGATATCGACGCGGGACGTGCGCCGCATCGTCGCAAACAGGACGACGAGCGCAACCAGAAGCGCAATCGCCAGGAGCGCGATCGCGCCGTACAACAGTTCGATCATTTTTTCAGCACGTCCGGGTTGATCGGATTCGGCGGATTGCCGGCGCGCGGTCCTTCACCCAAACCGGCGATGAGATTGTCCGCGGCGAGATTGGCCATCGCGCGGCGCGTCGACTCGGTGGCGCTCGCGATATGCGGCGTCAACGCGACGTTATCGAGCAACAGGAAATCGGGATTGAAGTCGGGTTCGCCTTCGAACACGTCGATCCCCGCGGCCGCGATACGCTTCTCGCGCAGCGCGGCGATCAACGCCGAATCGTCGACGATTCCGCCGCGCGCGATGTTGGTAAGCGTGGCCGTCGGCTTCATCAACGCGAGTTCGGCCGCGCCGATGGTGTGATGGTTCTCCTTGGTGTAGGGCAGCACGAGCACGACGTGATCCGCGCGCTTCAACAAGTCTTCCTTCGACGCGTACTCCGCGTTGAGTTGCGACTCGATCTCCGGCGCGACGCGCGAACGGTTGTGATAGATCACGCGCATGTCGAAGCCCACCGCGCGGCGCGCCAGCGCTTGCCCGATCCGGCCCATGCCGATCACGCCGAGCGTCGAGCCGTACACGTCGGTGCCGAGGAACGAATCGAAACTCCACTTCTGCCATTTGCCCGCGCGCAGAAAGTGCTCGGATTCGGTGACGCGCCGGGCCGCAGCCATCATGAGCGCCCAGCCGAAGTCGGCGGTGGTTTCGTTCAGCACGTTGGGCGTGTTGGTGCCGAGCACCTTGTGCGCGTCGAAGGCGTGCATGTCGAAGTTGTTGTAGCCGACCGCCATGTTCGCGACGACTTTCAGGTTCGGCGAGCCCGCCAGTTCCGTTTCGCCGACCATCTCGCCGGCAGTGAACGCGCCGTCCTTGTCGGCCAGACGCGCGCGAAACTCCTCCTGGCCAAGCACGTCGCCCGGATTCAGATCGACTTCGAAATACTGTTTCAGACGTTCGACCACATCGGGAAAAGTGGGACGCGCAACAAGCACCTTCTTCATCGAATTGCTCCTAGAAAAATAGCCAGCCCAAGACGGCGAATAACGGCAACAGGACGATGCCAGACCATCCCATATAACCGAAGAAGCCCGGCATGCGAATGCCGCGCGATTCGGCGATTGCCTTCACCATGAAATTCGGCGCATTGCCGATATACGTGTTCGCGCCCATGAAGACCGCGCCCGCCGAGATTGCCGCGAGTGTGGACGCGCCCGTGGTCATGAGCGTGGGAGCGTCGCCGCCCGCGAGATTGAAGAACACGAGATACGTCGGCGCGTTATCGAGGAACGAAGACAGGATGCCCGTGGCCCAGAAATAGGCGAGATCGTGCGGCTTGCCTTGGTCGGACACCGCGTGCACGATGCCCGCGAACGCGCCCGACTCGCCCGCGCGCAGAATCGTAATGACCGGCGCGATGGTGATGAAAATAGCCGCGAAAAGCTTCGCCACTTCTTCGATAGGCGCCCAGTCGAACGCGTTGCCCTTGCGCGCGCTTTTGGGCGTGAGGACGAGCGATGCGAGCAGCACGATCACCAGAGCCGCGTCGCGCACGACGTTCTGCAAATGCAGATGCGTGCCGTACACATCGAACACGACGCCCGGCTTCCAGATGCCGCTCATCAGCACCAATGCGACGACCGCCGCGAGCAGCAAAAAGTTGATCCTGCCGTCGATGTGAACTGCAATCGTCCTGACCGAGCCGAGCTGCGTTTTTTCTTCCTTGCGCCAGAAATAAGTATCCAGCGCGTAGAAGAGCGCGAGGAGAACGACGGAGACGAGGAGCATCGGCAGAAAGAGATGCGTGGTCGTCCAGAAGAAACCGACGCCGTTCAGAAAGCCGAGGAACAAAGGTGGATCGCCGAGCGGCGACAACGAGCCGCCCACGTTCGCCACGAGAAAGATGAAGAACACGACCACATGCACGACATGCCTGCGGTTTTCGTTGGCGCGCAAGAGCGGGCGGATCAGCAGCATGGCCGCGCCGGTCGTGCCCATAAGGCTTGCCAGCACGGTTCCCAGCGCGAGCAACGAGGCATTCAGACGCGGCGAGCCGCGAAGATCGCCGTGCACGCAAATGCCGCCCGCGACCGTGTACAAGGAAGCCAGCAAAACGATGAACGGTATGTACTCTTCGAGCATCGCGTGAACGAATACGCCGAGCGCCGTGCCGCCGCCGAACGCAGCCGCGAAGGGTACGAGAAACGCAAGCGCCCAGAGCAACGCGATCTTGCCGAAGTGGTGATGCCAGAGCTTCGCCGCGACGAGCGGAAACACCGCGATGGAAAGCAGCATGCCGAAGAACGGAACGCCCCACGCCGCCGACAAGCTCGCGCCATCGACCGTGGCCGCCGACGCGTTCGACATCGCGCCGAGCAATGCCATGCAGCCGAGGAGAAGAGACCGCACTGCGCTCACGCTTCGGTCACGACGATTACATGCACGCGATACGGCCCATGCGCGCCCAGCACGATGGTCTGCTCGATATCGCCGGTGCGCGACGGCCCGGAAACGAAGTTCACCGCACGCGGCAGTTCGCCCCGTTCGGCGCGAATCAGAGCGAAGGCGTCTTCATGCGCCGCGACGATGCGCGAAGCCGGCACGACCGCGATATGCGTCTGCGGCAAGAGCGCGCCGGACGCGGGCGTATCCGGGCCGGACAGCAACACGAGCGACCCGGTTTCCGCCGTCGCGCAAAAGCAGCCCGTGATGCCGACGAGATCCGCGTCTTCCGGCTTGCGTAACGACGCCTGAATGCCCGCCTGGGTCCACGGCAACTCAGCCAACGCAGGCCATGCGACGGCATCGGTGGCAAGATTCAACGAGCGGAGGTAGCGCGCGGCTTCGGCGGGAGCATCGTCGAGCGCGGCGACTTCGGCGACGGTGGTCGAGAGCCGTTCGGCTTCGAGCCGAAACCGCGCGATGAGCGCGTCGCGGGTGTCGGGCAACGGCGGGCGCGGACCTTCGGGATGACGCGTCAGATAGTCGTTCGCGGTGGCACGCTCGGCTTCGGTCGGCTCACCGCGTCTGCCCTGCGCGCTGCGTATGCGCGCGAGAATATTGCGGCGCGCCGCCGATGTGTCCATGGTGCCGTCCTTACGAGTGCGAGAGTGTTCCGGATGCGTGCGCGCCACGAGTCCTGGCGGCACGATCGAATTATATCGAGCGGTCTTGAGCGCGCGCACCTCGGCCGAAAGGCATAGGCCGCGCGCGGGAACAAAGCACGAACCAAGCGTCAGTCGGTCTCGCCCGCTTGCTTCTCGATGCCGAACACTTGCCTCAGATAAGCAAGATATGCCTTGTCGTCGCACATGTTCTTGCCGGGGGAATCGGAGAGTTTCGCCACCGGCTGACCATTGCAGCGAACCATCTTGATGACGATCTGCAATGGCTGATAGCCCAGGTCATTCGTGAGATTCGTGCCGACGCCGAACGCGAGCTGACAGCGCCCGCGGAAACGCTCATACAGTTGCAGCACCTTCGGAATATCCAGCGCGTCCGAGAACACGAGCACCTTGGTGCGCGGATCGCAGCGGTTTTCCTCGTAATGCCGGATGAGGCGTTCGCCCCAGTCGAAGGGATCGCCGGAATCGTGACGCGCGCCGTCGAAGAGCTTGCAGAAGTACATGTCGAAGTCGCGCAGGAACGCCTTCATGCCGTAGACATCCGACAGCGCGATACCCAGGTCGCCGCGATATTCCTTCGCCCACATCTCGAAGCCGAAGATCTGCGAGTCGCGCAGACGCGGGCCGAGCGCCTGACACGCTTGCAGGTATTCATGCGCCATGGTGCCGAGCGGACGCAAACCATGCTTCATCGCGTAGAACACGTTGCTCGTGCCCGCGAACTGTTCGCCGAGCCGCTCCTTGAGCGTTAGCACGACTTCCTCGTGCCATTGGCCCGAAAAGCGGCGGCGCGTGCCGTAATCGGCAATCTTGCAGTCCGAATATTCGGGCGGTGTGGCGAGCAGTTTGATCTTGTCGCGCAGACGTTCGCGTCCGGTTTCGTATTCCGGCTTTTTCTGCATATTGCGGAAATACACTTCGTTGACAATGGCCAGCACCGGAATCTCGAAGAGAATGGTGTGCAGCCAAGGCCCTTCTATTTCGATGTCGATCTCGCCGTTGCCCTTCTTCGACGGCGCGATGCGAATGGACTTCTCGTTCAGATGAAAGAGCGCGAGAAAGTCGATGAAGTCGCTCTTGATGAAGCGCATGCGCCGCAGATAGTCGAGCTCTTCTTCCTTGAAGCGCAGGTTGCAGAGTTGACGCACCTCGTCCCGAATCTCGTCGATGA
Encoded here:
- a CDS encoding GNAT family N-acetyltransferase, which codes for MSGASIRPATPADIGAIYALMYELAEFEKLTHLFIATEDGVRDALFGARPSAEALVAEQAGEVVGYALFFHNFSTFLGKRGLYLEDLYVRPTLRGSGLGTQMLKRLAALAVERQCGRFEWSVLDWNQNAIDFYEKMGATVLPDWRIVRITGESLERLAS
- a CDS encoding DNA recombination protein RmuC; protein product: MIELLYGAIALLAIALLVALVVLFATMRRTSRVDIEEEFVALTDRVNDMGEAQTRAQERLERGLRGDIAESTRVSRMESQSGFTQFHQTLATQLASTSSVQNAQFDALAQQLAQQSQQARDDQGNALKRFADSMTLHLGQLSEANERRLGEVRATLEARLKDIEANNSAKLDEMRRTVDEKLHSTLEQRLGESFKLVSDRLEQVHRGLGEMQTLAAGVGDLKKVLTNVKTRGIWGEVQLESLLEQLLTPDQYAKNVATVPKSNERVEFAVKLPGRHDTPGAPGDAATPVWLPIDAKFPREDYERLVDAQDRADPVGVEEAARALEGRLRAEARSIAQKYVSPPHTTDFALLFLPTEGLYAEVLRRPGLTDYLQREHRVSVAGPTTLTALLNSLQMGFRTLAIEKRSSEVWQVLGAVKTEFNKFGDVLAKTKSQLETVTRSIEAAQTRTRQMGKRLRDVEALPGEEARGLLGDDEAALPRDGDDEL
- a CDS encoding D-glycerate dehydrogenase; translation: MKKVLVARPTFPDVVERLKQYFEVDLNPGDVLGQEEFRARLADKDGAFTAGEMVGETELAGSPNLKVVANMAVGYNNFDMHAFDAHKVLGTNTPNVLNETTADFGWALMMAAARRVTESEHFLRAGKWQKWSFDSFLGTDVYGSTLGVIGMGRIGQALARRAVGFDMRVIYHNRSRVAPEIESQLNAEYASKEDLLKRADHVVLVLPYTKENHHTIGAAELALMKPTATLTNIARGGIVDDSALIAALREKRIAAAGIDVFEGEPDFNPDFLLLDNVALTPHIASATESTRRAMANLAADNLIAGLGEGPRAGNPPNPINPDVLKK
- a CDS encoding sodium:proton antiporter, with amino-acid sequence MALLGAMSNASAATVDGASLSAAWGVPFFGMLLSIAVFPLVAAKLWHHHFGKIALLWALAFLVPFAAAFGGGTALGVFVHAMLEEYIPFIVLLASLYTVAGGICVHGDLRGSPRLNASLLALGTVLASLMGTTGAAMLLIRPLLRANENRRHVVHVVVFFIFLVANVGGSLSPLGDPPLFLGFLNGVGFFWTTTHLFLPMLLVSVVLLALFYALDTYFWRKEEKTQLGSVRTIAVHIDGRINFLLLAAVVALVLMSGIWKPGVVFDVYGTHLHLQNVVRDAALVIVLLASLVLTPKSARKGNAFDWAPIEEVAKLFAAIFITIAPVITILRAGESGAFAGIVHAVSDQGKPHDLAYFWATGILSSFLDNAPTYLVFFNLAGGDAPTLMTTGASTLAAISAGAVFMGANTYIGNAPNFMVKAIAESRGIRMPGFFGYMGWSGIVLLPLFAVLGWLFF
- a CDS encoding lactate utilization protein C, with the protein product MDTSAARRNILARIRSAQGRRGEPTEAERATANDYLTRHPEGPRPPLPDTRDALIARFRLEAERLSTTVAEVAALDDAPAEAARYLRSLNLATDAVAWPALAELPWTQAGIQASLRKPEDADLVGITGCFCATAETGSLVLLSGPDTPASGALLPQTHIAVVPASRIVAAHEDAFALIRAERGELPRAVNFVSGPSRTGDIEQTIVLGAHGPYRVHVIVVTEA
- the pncB gene encoding nicotinate phosphoribosyltransferase, producing MIINSLLDTDLYKFTMMQVVLHHFPAAHVEYRFRCRTPEVDLVPFIDEIRDEVRQLCNLRFKEEELDYLRRMRFIKSDFIDFLALFHLNEKSIRIAPSKKGNGEIDIEIEGPWLHTILFEIPVLAIVNEVYFRNMQKKPEYETGRERLRDKIKLLATPPEYSDCKIADYGTRRRFSGQWHEEVVLTLKERLGEQFAGTSNVFYAMKHGLRPLGTMAHEYLQACQALGPRLRDSQIFGFEMWAKEYRGDLGIALSDVYGMKAFLRDFDMYFCKLFDGARHDSGDPFDWGERLIRHYEENRCDPRTKVLVFSDALDIPKVLQLYERFRGRCQLAFGVGTNLTNDLGYQPLQIVIKMVRCNGQPVAKLSDSPGKNMCDDKAYLAYLRQVFGIEKQAGETD